A single genomic interval of Xyrauchen texanus isolate HMW12.3.18 chromosome 8, RBS_HiC_50CHRs, whole genome shotgun sequence harbors:
- the LOC127648318 gene encoding nuclear factor 7, ovary-like has product MASLSVEDLSCPVCCDIYKDPVLLSCSHSLCKECLQQFWKTKRTQECPICRISSKYEPPCNLALRNLCDLFVKERKDFCVLHREKLKLFCLDDKQPVCLVCRDSEKHTNHKFKPICEVLPSYKEKLNTTLKSLQEKLKHTEIIKEKFDKAVEHIKTQVEHTEHQIKEQFKKLHEFLRDEEEATITSLREEEEQKSQMMKKKLEEMNTHISALSHTMKHMEEMMKSNDDVSFLKNFNVTMERAQISQPDSQMTSGALIHVPHYLDNLTFRVWKKMQDIVHKTPVILDPNTANPRLILSDDLTSVRYSENIQPFPGNPERFDGYPCVLGSEGFNSGTHCWDVDVKDNEDWIIGVTTASNQRKGRDFFNTDVWSVWYEEDYFFSQPLGTSSTVFHVTQKLERLRVHLDYDGGNVSFSDPVTNTHLHTFTHTFTHTLLPFFYNNDIIFPLRILPVKL; this is encoded by the exons ATGGCTTCTCTATCTGTGGAAGATCTCTCTTGTCCCGTGTGTTGTGATATCTACAAGGATCCTGTTTTACTTTCGTGTAGTCACAGTTTGTGTAAAGAGTGTCTTCAACAGTTCTGGAAAACCAAGAGGACTCAGGAGTGTCCCATCTGCAGGATATCTTCAAAATATGAACCTCCTTGTAATCTGGCATTGAGGAATTTATGTGACTTGTTTGTGAAGGAGAGAAAGGATTTTTGCGTTTTACACAgagagaaactcaaactcttctgtCTGGATGATAAACAGCCGGTGTGTTTAGTGTGCAGAGATTCAGAGAAACACACCAATCATAAATTCAAACCCATCTGTGAAGTTCTTCCTTCTTACAAG GAGAAACTCAATACAACACTGAAGTCTTTACAAGAGAAACTCAAACACACTGAAATCATTAAAGAAAAGTTTGATAAAGCAGTTGAACACATCAAG ACTCAAGTTGAGCACACAGAGCATCAGATTAAAGAGCAGTTTAAGAAGCTTCATGAGTTTCTCCGAGATGAAGAAGAAGCTACAATCACTTcactgagagaggaagaggagcagaagaGTCAGATGATGAAGAAGAAGCTTGAGGAGATGAACACACACATCTCAGCTCTTTCACACACAATGAAACACATGGAGGAAATGATGAAATCCAATGACGATGTGTCATTTCTAAAG aACTTTAATGTGACAATGGAAAG AGCCCAGATCTCACAGCCGGATTCACAGATGACTTCTGGAGCTCTCATTCATGTGCCACATTACTTGGACAACCTGACATTCAGAGTCTGGAAGAAGATGCAAGACATTGTCCACAAGA CTCCTGTGATTCTGGATCCAAACACTGCAAATCCACGTCTGATCCTGTCTGATGATCTGACCAGTGTGAGATACAGCGAGAACATTCAACCGTTTCCTGGGAATCCAGAGAGATTTGACGGTTATCCGTGTGTTCTGGGTTCAGAGGGTTTTAATTCAGGAACACACTGTTGGGATGTGGATGTTAAAGACAATGAAGACTGGATTATTGGAGTAACTACAGCATCAAACCAGAGGAAGGGAAGAGATTTCTTCAACACTGATGTCTGGAGTGTGTGGTATGAAGAGGATTATTTTTTCTCACAACCCCTTGGAACATCCTCCACTGTGTTTCATGTCACACAGAAACTTGAGCGTTTGAGAGTTCATCTGGATTATGACGGAGGAAACGTGTCATTCTCTGATCCTGTAActaacacacatctacacacattcacacacacatttacacacacactcttgccatTCTTctataataatgatataatattCCCTCTGAGGATTTTACCTGTTAAATTGTAA